AGATGCAGTCAACAGTACTGGCGGTACCTTTATCCCTGCGTTGCTGGATGCGTTGGGGGTACAGACCATTTATAAGATCCATTGTGAACCCAATGGTCAATTTCCGCATAATCCCGAACCGTTGAAAGAACATCTTACAGATCTGTCTGCAGCAGTGGTCGAGAACAAGGCTGATTTAGGGATTGCTGTAGACCCAGACGTTGATCGGTTAGTCTTTATGATGGAAGACGGCGAATTATTCGGTGAAGAATATACACTGGTTGCCGTAGCAGACTACCTATTGCAGCATAAAAAAGGAAATACCGTTTCTAACTTATCTTCTACACGTGCACTGCGTGATGTGACTAAAGCACATGGAGGCGAATATTATGCAGCGGCCGTGGGTGAAGTCAACGTGGTTACCAAGATGAAAGAAGTCGATGCGGTCATCGGTGGAGAGGGAAATGGTGGCGTAATTTATCCGGCATCTCACTATGGCCGTGATGCGCTGGTCGGAGTAGCGATCTTCTTGACGCATTTGGCAAAACTTGGTAAAAAAGCCTCAGCATACCGTGCTTCTTTACCGCAATACTTTATGTCAAAAAATAAGATTACCCTAACTCCGGAATTGGACATTGACAACCTATTGGCGAAAATGCAGGAGAAATATAAACATGAAGACCATTCCACCATTGATGGACTGAAAATAGACTTCGAAAATGAATGGGTGCATCTACGCAAGTCGAATACTGAACCGATCATCCGCATCTATTCTGAGGGCCCGACGCCCGAAGCTGCTGAGCAGATCGCGCAGAAGATTATCCGTGAAATTGAAGAAATAATTAAATAAAAACAAAAAGCTGCATCTGCAGCTTTTTGTTTTAGGACTAATTTGACGAATACAAAATAGGCGTAGATAGAAAGATGTTTTAGAATTTATGATTAGAAAAATCATTTTAAGTATCTGTTGTTTTCTTCATGTAGTGTTATTTGCCTTGCCAACACGTGCCCAGCAAACTGTAGAAGAAATCAATAGGGTGTTAGACCAATGGCACAAGTCTTCGGGTGAGGTAAAGTATGGCCCATTTTTGAATGTTATTGCTTCCGATGGAATCATTATGGGTACCGATCATGATGAAAGGTGGGATAAAGCACATGCAAAGAAGTTCACTGATCAATATTTCAATCCCAAGAATGCATGGACATACACATATGACACTAGGCATATCAGCTTCAACGCAGATAGTACCATTGCTTGGTTTGATGAATCTTTTAAGATCAATACCAAGTCTTTTCGTGGTGTAGGCGTATTGAGCAAGCTGGATAATGCGTGGAAGATCCGCCAATACAGTATGTCGGTTTCGGCTCCCTATTCGGATGTGAAAGCTGCAGTAGGTGGAAAGGCTGGCCAGAAAATTCATAGCAATCTCTTATTGGTGATGCTGCTCTTTTTCTTTATGGCCATGTTATTTGTGCTCAGTCAACGCTTAAAGATCTCTTATCCAATTTTGTTAGTGATTGGAGGACTCGTGATTTCCTTGATTCCGGGTGTTCCCGTCATTAGTGTAGACCCTGATATTGTGTTTATGGTCTTTTTGCCGCCTTTACTTTTTGAAGCCGCCTGGTATACCAATTGGGGTAATTTTTTAAAGTGGCGCAGGTCTATTTTTATCATGGGCTTCGGTCTGGTTTTCTTCACATCCTTGGCCATTGCGTACTTTTCAGTGAGTATTATTCCCGGGTTTACCTTAGCACTGGGTTTTTTGCTGGGTGGGATCATCTCGCCTCCCGATGCTGTTGCGGCGAGTTCAGTATTGAAAGGTATCAGTCTTCCTAAACGGGGAATAGCGATATTGGAAGGAGAAAGTCTGGTCAACGATGCTGCATCACTCACTGTATTTCGATTTGCATCGATTGCCATCCTTACGGGCCAGTTTGTAATGACCAATGCGGCGACGCAATTTCTTGTATTATCGGTGATGGGCGTTGTGGTTGGCCTGGTCATCGGCCACATCCTGTATGTCTTTTTAAGATATGTGGCGAAATCGTCCAGCATATCAACACCTATTACGCTCATCGCACCCTACTTAATGTATATTGTCGCAGAACATTTTGAATGGTCGGGCGTTTTGGCAGTGGTAAGTGGTGGATTGTTTCTTTCTTTTCGGGCAGGGGATTATCTCAACTATCATACCCGTATTCAAACGAAAGAAGTATGGGCAACGGTAGGCTTTCTCTTAAATGGATTCGTTTTCATTTTGATTGGGCTTGAGTTACCCGTAATCATTAATGGATTGGGCGAATATTCGATGTCAGAGGCCATTGATTATGCGTTGGCGATCGCCGTGATCGTCATTATTTTGCGATTGATCGCAGTTTATCTTTCGGCTTTTGTTCCTAGAATATTATTCAAGCGGATTCGGATAAAGGAAAAAAGCCCGGGATGGAAACTGCCCTTGGTTATTGGCTGGGCAGGAATGAGAGGGGTGGTTTCGTTGGCATCAGCATTAGCGATTCCGTTGACGTTATATGATGGCACAGCTTTCCCACACCGTAATCTGATTTTGTTCATTACGTTTGTCGTCATTTTGGTGACGCTTGTCTTTCAGGGGCTAACATTACCCTTTTTAATTAAGTTGATAAAGATGGAAGATGTCGACGAGCAAGTTTCCATGGAAGAGCAGATTGATGAGATTCGCTTACGCCTTGGTAAAGAATCTATCGCCTATTTGGATAAGCACTATGCACAGGAAATGTTGGAGTATGAGACCATCGCCCGCGTTAAAGAGCAGATCATCCGAAGTGTAAATGCATCCGAACGTGCAAAAGAAGAAGATACACGTGCACAGCTTTCGGCAGTGAGAGGACTGTATAATAAAATAATGTTGGAACTTCTGGCCTTACGTCGTGATGGATTGTATAAGATCAAAGAAAGTAAGGCTTACGATAGCGATGTCATCAGAGAAATGGAGTATTCGCTTGACTTGGAAGAATCCCGTTTATCGCGTAAATAACCGGTATTAATACCATATCATCGGCGTATGCCCAACAGGGTAAGATCACGATGTGGCGAGCAATAGCGAAGTTAACTTACCATGTTAACTTCGCTATTTTTCCTTTATCTCCGGCCAGATATATGGCGCTGCCTCCTTTGGCTTTTTGAACGGCATTGAAGCTTTCCTTTCCGATCGCTATCCAGTTTTTACCACCGTCATTCGACAAGTCTGTGCCCGAAGTACCCGTGCTGATGAGTTGTTTTTTTGAGCGATAAACAACCGCGGATTTAAATCCAGCGGGTGCTGTGTGTGGTGCAAACCAAGTTTTACCGCCATCGTTGGTCAGAAAGCTGTTTCTGTCCTTGTTGGTGTCCTCTTTGTAATCTCCGCCAACGACAATTCCAGTCGTTGATGAATAGAAAGCAATTGAAAAGGGACCGGTGCTATTTTTTCCCTGCAGGATCGGGCAGCTGTAACGTGACCATGTGTCGCCTTCGTCGTCGCTGCGATAGATATTGGACACTGTACCCCCAGTGGCAATCCAGTATGTTCCATTGTTGTTGCAGTATATGGATGTTCCGCTAGCAGCAAAACCAGCTTCTCCATCAGTTATTAAAAAGGGCATATGTGCCGTGATATCCTTCCAAGACGCTCCAAAATCGACAGTTTTTAACAGCGGCATTTTACCTTGAATGGCATCGCCGAAAGCAATACCCACACCTTCTGATGTAAATGCCACACCGTCATAAAATATTTCTGGTCGCTTGTCACTGAAAACCTCCTTCCAGCTTCGGCCGCCGTCGCCGGTACGTAAGATGATGGCTGGTGAACCCGCGGAAATAACGATGGCTTCATTTTCATCAAATGCTTCAATATCTCTAAAATCTGTTTTTTCATAGCCAATCGGATTGACCCACTGCCAGTTTTTACCAGCATCGGTACTAAGCCCAACGGTACCGTTGCTACCACTCACCCATACGGTCTCATCGTCGACCACGCTTAGGCCTCTGTAGCTGCTGTTACGTTCTTGATTTACGATGTTAATTTTTGCTTGTTGAGCACTAAGCTGGCTCAGTAGGAAGGTTTGGATAATAAAGACCAGAAATAATGGTTTCATGTGGTTATGCTTTTTATTTAAACAAATCTACTCGTCTTTTTGAAATTTTTCCCTGTTTTTTTAAGATTGTTTTGCGGAGCTGAAGAAACCCGACGGTCATTTTCCGTGGTGATTTAAAATAAGGAATGCTCAATACGACCAACAGCGCGATGCAGGCAGAAGTGCCGAGGGCTCCACCATAACCAGTAAAAAATGTACTGGTATTGAGCAGAATTGTCGTAAAGATAACACCGGCAAGAGACAAACCGAAATAGGTTGATAACTGGCTTTTGGAGACCATCCCTATAAATGAGGCCCCAATAAAAACCGGAGGAATATATTGAGCCAGATAAGGGGTAACAGTTTGTGGAAAAAAATGAAGAAAGCCGGCAACAAGCAATGTCAGCAATGCCGAGGAACGTACCGCACCCTGGTGAAATTTGGTATTGACATAGTATGTCGCCGTGCTCGCGATAACACCAACGAGGTATAAAATGAATGTTTCCATATTACTTAAAAATATATAACAGCAGGTAAGTCAATGAAACCCCAAGAAAGGCCAATGTGCCTAATTTACCGCCGACCCCATTCAATAGACTTTTCGATACAATCAGAAAGATCGCTGTAAAAATACTGGCGGCCAGAACAAACGAGAAGCCATGAGCTACCTGGGCATTGGACATGCCTACAAATGCACCGCAATAAATTGCCGCGGGAAGATGAGGGAGATACGTTGAATCTTTATTGATATTGGGTATGAAGGAGCCCAGTGTACCTGTGAGTGCAGCACCCAAGACCGGACCTAACCCAAATGTATGATTGAAATAGTAAGAAATAATCGCTCCTACAGGCACCCAAACGGCAATTCGGATGGACTCATATTCATGTTTATGATGATGAATAGGCGAACGAAGGTAACTGTATAAAATAAGTAAGGAGAGTAGACCTATAAAAGCCAGTATAAGATAAGAACTTCTATTTTCTACAAAGATGGCCAATAAAAAAAGGGCCTGAATGACAAATAATAAGCAGATGCTTGCTGTCCTAAATTTGTGCCGGGCTTGCATTTAAAAATAATTTAGGCAAAGGTAGGCATTATTTGTCTATTCTATGGGTAGATTTTCTTTTTATCAAGACAGGATCAAGAACAATTTGCTCGATCGTGTCATAAGGACTTTTTTGTTTGACCATTTTCAAAAATAACTTTGCGCATTCTTCGCCCATTTTGTTGGCCTGTTGGTCTATACTGGATAGTGTGGGGGTAATGAAGGAGGAAAAGGTCTGGTTTGCAAAACCGATAACACCCGTTGCTGGAATATCAATATGGGCAGCTTTTAAAGCTTGGATAATCCCTACAGCTGTAAAGTCATCGCCTCCAATGAAGGCATCCGGTTGGATGGCAGATTGTAGAATCTGTTCCGTGCCTTTGATGCCGGCTTCAATGGATAAGTCGCCGCGGATAATAAAATCTTTGCGCGGTGAAATGTTCGCATCTTTTAATGCGGCTTCGAAACCGAGGTACCGATCCTGGAAAATTGCGATATCTTTGTCTGTTGTAATAAAGGCTATATTTTTGTAACCCTCTTCCAGTAGATGCTGTGTTGCAAGATAACCCGCTTTATAATCGTCGAGTTTTACGACGGGTGCAGGAATATTTTTGTGGGTACGGTCAAACACAACAAGGCATTTGCGCTGATTGATCACTTCCTGAAAGTGCTGTGTTTCTTGAGTTTCCAGAGACAAAGACGCAATGATCCCAGCTACTTGCGCTTCCAGTAAAGTTTTTACGCCATTGACCTCGTCGGCAAAAGATTCATTCGATTGATAGAGCAACAAACTATAATTGTGTTTCTTTAGTTCTTTTTCAATGCTGTGTACGGCTTCCGCGAAAAAATGAATTTGCATCGTTGGTACAATGACACCGATGGTATTGGACTTGCCCGAAGAAAGGGAAGAGGCCAGCTTATTGACACTATAATTTAATTCCTTTGCCTTTTCCAGCACTATTTTTCGTGTTGACTCACTGATCGTAGGCACATTGTTCAATGCGCGGGATACAGTGGAAACTGTTACTCCTAGCTCACGGGCGATATCGTAAATGGTTGTTTTTTTATTCACGCTCCAAAGTAAATAATTTTATTTAATATTTTGAATATTCAGAAACATGTCCTACTTTTATGCAACCGGTTGCAAAACGGACGCCGCCGGCGTTTTTTATAACCAATTAGAATTAATTACCATGTATTTGTTAGGTATAGATGTAGGTACTTCTTCTGTGAAAGTTTCAATTGTTGAAGCATCTTCGCAACGCAAAGTGTGCTCGGTGCAATATCCAGATGTAGAAGCTCCAATAATTACTGTCGAACCCAATTGGGCTGAACAAAATCCGCTCGACTGGTGGGATTACTTCAAACAGGCTCTATTGAAAGCTAATGCGCTGGGACTTTACGATCCTAAAGCAATCTCGGCCATTGGAATTGCTTACCAGATGCACGGATTGGTCGTCGTTGATAAAGAGCAGCAGGTGCTACGCAATGCAATTATTTGGTGCGACAGTAGGGCTGTGGAATTGGGTAATATCGCTTTTGAAGAAATTGGTCGGTCTTTTAATTTAAGCCATCATTTGAATTCTCCAGGTAATTTTACGGCGTCAAAGTTGGCCTGGGTCAAAGCAAATGAGCCTGCCGTTTATGAAAAGATAGACAAGATTATGTTGCCGGGAGATTTTATAGCGATGAAGTTGTCGGGACAAGTGACAACCTCCATATCGGCGCTTTCGGAAGGTATATTCTGGGATTTTAAAGATAATGCTTTGTCGCGGACAATCATGGACTATTATGGTTTTGATGATCATCTGATTCCAGAGATCTTACCTGTCTTTTCAACCCATGGTCAGATTAAAGCTGCTGTGGCCGAGGAACTCGGGCTGTCTGCTGCTGTGACCATCAATTATAAAGCCGGTGATCAACCCAATAACGCGTTTTCGCTCAATGTGCTACAGCCTGGAGAAGTTG
The genomic region above belongs to Sphingobacterium zeae and contains:
- the glmM gene encoding phosphoglucosamine mutase, which codes for MTLIKSISGIRGTIGGRAGEALTPIDIVKFTAAYGKIIVKQSGIKKIVIGRDARVSGEMVSNLVIGTLQSIGVDVVDLGLSTTPTVEIAVPMEKAAGGIILTASHNPGQWNALKLLNAKGEFISDAEGQEVLALGESLDFDFSEVGELGQLHKDYSYMQKHVEAVLALEYVDKEAIKAANFKVALDAVNSTGGTFIPALLDALGVQTIYKIHCEPNGQFPHNPEPLKEHLTDLSAAVVENKADLGIAVDPDVDRLVFMMEDGELFGEEYTLVAVADYLLQHKKGNTVSNLSSTRALRDVTKAHGGEYYAAAVGEVNVVTKMKEVDAVIGGEGNGGVIYPASHYGRDALVGVAIFLTHLAKLGKKASAYRASLPQYFMSKNKITLTPELDIDNLLAKMQEKYKHEDHSTIDGLKIDFENEWVHLRKSNTEPIIRIYSEGPTPEAAEQIAQKIIREIEEIIK
- a CDS encoding Na+/H+ antiporter — encoded protein: MIRKIILSICCFLHVVLFALPTRAQQTVEEINRVLDQWHKSSGEVKYGPFLNVIASDGIIMGTDHDERWDKAHAKKFTDQYFNPKNAWTYTYDTRHISFNADSTIAWFDESFKINTKSFRGVGVLSKLDNAWKIRQYSMSVSAPYSDVKAAVGGKAGQKIHSNLLLVMLLFFFMAMLFVLSQRLKISYPILLVIGGLVISLIPGVPVISVDPDIVFMVFLPPLLFEAAWYTNWGNFLKWRRSIFIMGFGLVFFTSLAIAYFSVSIIPGFTLALGFLLGGIISPPDAVAASSVLKGISLPKRGIAILEGESLVNDAASLTVFRFASIAILTGQFVMTNAATQFLVLSVMGVVVGLVIGHILYVFLRYVAKSSSISTPITLIAPYLMYIVAEHFEWSGVLAVVSGGLFLSFRAGDYLNYHTRIQTKEVWATVGFLLNGFVFILIGLELPVIINGLGEYSMSEAIDYALAIAVIVIILRLIAVYLSAFVPRILFKRIRIKEKSPGWKLPLVIGWAGMRGVVSLASALAIPLTLYDGTAFPHRNLILFITFVVILVTLVFQGLTLPFLIKLIKMEDVDEQVSMEEQIDEIRLRLGKESIAYLDKHYAQEMLEYETIARVKEQIIRSVNASERAKEEDTRAQLSAVRGLYNKIMLELLALRRDGLYKIKESKAYDSDVIREMEYSLDLEESRLSRK
- a CDS encoding WD40/YVTN/BNR-like repeat-containing protein, which codes for MKPLFLVFIIQTFLLSQLSAQQAKINIVNQERNSSYRGLSVVDDETVWVSGSNGTVGLSTDAGKNWQWVNPIGYEKTDFRDIEAFDENEAIVISAGSPAIILRTGDGGRSWKEVFSDKRPEIFYDGVAFTSEGVGIAFGDAIQGKMPLLKTVDFGASWKDITAHMPFLITDGEAGFAASGTSIYCNNNGTYWIATGGTVSNIYRSDDEGDTWSRYSCPILQGKNSTGPFSIAFYSSTTGIVVGGDYKEDTNKDRNSFLTNDGGKTWFAPHTAPAGFKSAVVYRSKKQLISTGTSGTDLSNDGGKNWIAIGKESFNAVQKAKGGSAIYLAGDKGKIAKLTW
- a CDS encoding LacI family DNA-binding transcriptional regulator, with translation MNKKTTIYDIARELGVTVSTVSRALNNVPTISESTRKIVLEKAKELNYSVNKLASSLSSGKSNTIGVIVPTMQIHFFAEAVHSIEKELKKHNYSLLLYQSNESFADEVNGVKTLLEAQVAGIIASLSLETQETQHFQEVINQRKCLVVFDRTHKNIPAPVVKLDDYKAGYLATQHLLEEGYKNIAFITTDKDIAIFQDRYLGFEAALKDANISPRKDFIIRGDLSIEAGIKGTEQILQSAIQPDAFIGGDDFTAVGIIQALKAAHIDIPATGVIGFANQTFSSFITPTLSSIDQQANKMGEECAKLFLKMVKQKSPYDTIEQIVLDPVLIKRKSTHRIDK
- a CDS encoding xylulokinase, giving the protein MYLLGIDVGTSSVKVSIVEASSQRKVCSVQYPDVEAPIITVEPNWAEQNPLDWWDYFKQALLKANALGLYDPKAISAIGIAYQMHGLVVVDKEQQVLRNAIIWCDSRAVELGNIAFEEIGRSFNLSHHLNSPGNFTASKLAWVKANEPAVYEKIDKIMLPGDFIAMKLSGQVTTSISALSEGIFWDFKDNALSRTIMDYYGFDDHLIPEILPVFSTHGQIKAAVAEELGLSAAVTINYKAGDQPNNAFSLNVLQPGEVAATAGTSGVIYGVSDQLIADRESRVNTFAHVNYREHDIRTGVLLCINGTGIMNSWGRKMLGRDLSYEQINAMAGASPIGSKGLQVIPFGNGAERMLNNQTVGASISAIDLNRHETSDILRAIQEGIAYAFRYGLDIMRENNLYPNMIRAGYANLFLSSVFRESFVGATNVPVEIFNHDGSIGAALGAGIGSGYYADFKEAFRSLQPVYTVEPQFVAQYEEHYQLWKELLNKQINSN